ATTGCAAAAGATGGGTTCGGAGGTGAGTTCGGAGAGTCTAATGAGGCCATGATTTGTCCTTTGTTTTTGTGTCTCAAGGCAAAGGCGAGGGCTGCAGATATTGTGAGAAAGGATTCGCTCATGGAATTGTAATATGGTTTCATGAAATAATTACTTTAGGTAGGAAAAGGTATTTAATGCGACAACAGCTGGGTCCTGAAGAAGAATTCCCCAGATATGCGTCACCTCTAGAACCCTAAAACATTTGAAGGCTTTTCCTCAGAAAATATTACCGCGATTTTAATATGTAAGAATCACTCTTTTTTACAGTGCAAGATTGTTTTTGTGATTTGCTCATTAATCTCTCTTTTAGTCTAATTTTAGAAATGTTCAAGTTTGACTTGTGTTCTCCACAGGCGTATATTAAGTACCAAAGCTCGTTGTTTGTTTAAACTTTTTacttatttgtttgtaaatatttgaaataaacatTTGACACGTGTTATTATTTCAACAAGAATTGTCCAATTAACAGCTGACACCTAGCATGGTCTAATTTATAGTGACAAATGTCGAGTGCGATGgagattatttttatagctCGATGGATTAACAGTAATTTtctaaaagataattttgatcaTTTCGCGTGaaagattttgttatttaatctttttaaaggGTTCAGATTACTATTTATTATAGATTATTTGCTTCCTTGTCTGCTTTAGATATCACTAGTCACTAGTCAGTTTCTACACGGctcagataatttttttaatgcaaaaaaataaatatataagtgttattaatttttttttacattgagaaaataatttaattataaactaaaaaattggcgcattatataataaaataaaatgagaattatatatatatcaataaatacAACAAAGAGTTATTAACATATACAACTAggaattcaagttaatttttatcatagtagaaaaaataaaataatattacaattatattttactatatcatgattttttttaattgtgaaaagTAAAGACATTGTttatactaaataaaataaatttttatttttataaacacgtcatgaaaataaagtttatttatataaaatataaataaattagaatgatatctttgaaatattaaatacataaaaaataattaataaaaaaacaattgctatTTAACAAAGAtgaaatcattaatttaaaaaatcagagagaaaaagagtaagataaaaagacatTAATGTAAACAAAATCTACATATAAAATAACGAAGGATGTCAattaaaaataagcaaaaaaaataaaaacaaagaaagatgtTGGCCAGCAAATCAGGCCcgcattaaacttttaatttatgcaaattaacccttaatttatcattacactttcatttcttttcaatttcacccttattttgattaatttagtcCCTAGAGTTCGacgcctttttcattttggtcctcaCTGCAAACTTCTTCAATTTAACCTCTAATTGACCCTCAACTTTTATTCTAGCAATTTTACTCCTGATTTCAACtaattaactttataaaaattaagtttggtccTCTAAAAGTCTAATCTTCTCAAATAAGCTCAAATTGGGTTCTCAAACTTAAtgtttcaccaattaagtctctaataaaattaatttgacctatttaaagtataattaagtctttgcacttaattaaatcttttaatttagcctatgattaaatcaaattggcctattaaaaatgtaattatgTCCCTAGGCTTAATTTTAATGCAAATTTGTCAAGTAATCTGCATCCTCTCTCCAATTTTGGGTATGATGAGGCtctaaattttatctaaaactgtagcttgattattattattattattattttgtatatttgaaATCCTCCTTAACCTACTTTTGCCAAATCACCAATCTCtagctattattatttatttattttattttaaaaagaaaaatgataaaatttagaaaataactcaaaaataaGTTGTGACAATGGCTACAATTCCTAAATACATCAAAGAGATAATGTTGCACAAATTAAAGGATTCAATGCTGCAAAAAGGTTAAGAGATTCCGAATGTGAAAGAGCTGGTATAAATGACGGGAGGGTCACTAGTCCATACCAGTCTAAACCCTCAACGCAAACATAGGTGAGTCTTATAAATATGCATGATGtttcatttagtttaataattgtTCTATTACTAATCAATATTCTTTGAAATTACatattggtgttggtgttttctccTCTCAATACTCAACCCAAATTAGTTGCATTGATTAAAGAGTGTAAAAGAACCAATATacagattttgttttaaaatgtttaaagcTAGTGAGAACATAAATATTATGgatcgttgttgttgttgttattccatgtttaaattatgaattttactttatttaatgTGCATTTGTTTTGCAATAGTTGATACTTATGTTTCATGCATTTTCTTTGCTATggaatacatttattttatttcatttgtttatgTTGAACAATATCGAAGTTAAAAACATTAACATTACAGACTCTTAATTAGCTACCACTAACAATTTTACACTTGAAAAACTAGCTTtcatattgtgatttttttatccaaactacataattcatcttttattttcttcactttATCTAGCATTCAACCGATATCATTAGCACCTTCTTCCTCTCTTGTAACtaattcaatttcatttatAGATTTGCActaatcaataaatatattgtCACATGACTTATCATCATATTTGTGTAATATCTTGCTTTTTacttgcttttgatttttttatatccaaacatatgcttttattatatattttatgcaCTCTATTCTTGAAATCTGGTCTATCCAAATTATTGCAAATTTATAAACTATTAGTTTTTTATGAATATGATGACATGTTGATAATGTGTATGTTTGGTATTGGTAGTAAATTTGCTATAAATTTTGGATTATTAGCGGTGCATGGTTTGGTTTGTTGTTTGTTATATCTAAGCTAGAAATTAGTATgtgtttttgctaaaaatattggTTGTGTTTGCTTGAATTCTGGACAAATGAATTTATGGCAGTGTGTTTACTAAAATTTTGTGTGTTAGTTTGcttgaatttttgttgtttgtattCTTAAATATGATGGTGAGTTTTGTACTCAAATGGTGTGTTTGTTTTGATAATATTGTTGCAAATTTTTGTTAGGAATTGTTGAGAAAGTTGtgtaaaaaaatggagaattttatgtttattataattgaaaatggTGAGAAAAGAGGGAGGTATTTTGTTAAGAATATGTAAATGatggtatttttgtatttataaagGCATTGAACAACAACTAGTTtttcgaggaaaaaaaataacaatagtaaCTTTAGTGgtgttttcattattttaacacaataaaaaaattttagacattaaatgaaatataattgcATTCTagtaaataatttgatattttttgttgattttttttatgtgccaGCTTAAGgatgtaaaatattataatcatatAAACTTTAGAATATAAAGTGTAATTTCTAAAAACAATGGGggcaaagtgaaaaaataaataaattataggagGTTCAGTGCAATTAACCTTTTTTAATTCGGttatcaagcttttttttttttgtaatttcatatATTAGCATGGTTTTAcgtgtagggtttttttttttttaatttgcatgcACATGTATATGCAGAGTATTAATATTCAGATGTTAGATTAAAGATCAATTtgacaaaatagatttttttttttgttggagttaaagataattgaaagaaaaatgataaaatttaacacacaaaaaaaggggctccttttcattttcagttTCAGAAGCACAAAAATCCTTAATTTGGTCTCTAAAGTTTCAATTTATGCATTTATTTGGTCCATTTTACTTTAGCTTTTTACATTTTAGACTTAAACTTCATTTGTATCATGTTTTACTCCCTAAATAATGATAGATGAGAGCAAAAGTTGCagaaaaaggtaaaaaagagaaaaggtatTTGGCCTACCATACTCTAATTgcaaaaaagaatcaaatttggcGTCAAGTGGTTCATTTTGAAGAGATGAGTACAACAGAGGTTATTTTTCTCATCAATCATgccttaaaaaatagataatgatGTTTTAAGATTGAAAATGGTTTTGTAGTTTTtcagagtgtttttttttttttttgtatattttatgttaaaacatgttaaaattttgatttttaattttcagacGAGCCCAACTTTCCGGCCATAGGAGGCTATAAACTCAATCTCCAGTTTCATCAAACTTAAAAATGTAAGAATCtataaatcaacaaaacagAAATATGCACACTCTAGCACACAGTCCCAAAAACACCATCACTGCCACCACCAAGATGCTAGACCGAGTCCTCTCTTCCCGCCGTGTCACTTCTCACCTTGACGACTCCGATACTGACGCCTCTGCCGACGATTCAAAGACCAAGAAACAGAACCTCTCCTTATTGGCTTCTAATTACCTCTCTCGCTTGTCCCATTTCTGCTTCTGTCCCACTGCTTCTCTCCTTATCTGTCTCTTACTAGCTATCGTTTTGATCACTTCTCTCGCTTTTCATTCCCGGAGTTTTGTCTGCGTCTCTGATCCCGGTTCTCGCGTTGGCTTTTTCGGTCTCGATGGTCTTGAGTCCGACTTTGGATCACTTGGTGTTCCCTGGTGTAAGTCTCTATCTCATCTAGCCTTTGATGAATTTATCTATCTATAAATTTGTAAATGTTGTATGAATTTAATCCGGGTATCTGGGTCGGAGTCAGATTTGGTTTTGCTAGTTGGGTGGCGACTGAGGAGATATGGATCTTGAGTTTGATTATTTCTGTTTGGTGGCTGATAAAATATAGGAATTATAAATATGAGAAATTATAAGGAAATCTACTTCCTATCTTCTTGGCTTGGTTCAATTAATGGGTTTGTAATAAAGAATGAGAATTGGAAATGgggttttcttgttttgatatgGAATCTAAGCTCGATTTGGCTCTCTGTAAAACTGCAGCATTGGCATCAGACTTGGTTGATTGTTCAAAGATGTTGTCTTTGAGTTCACCAAGCTGGAATTTCCAGTTTAGGGTGCATGTTCTTGGTTATTGTAATTCTTCATTTTGCTGGTTTATTTTCCTGAAAGTTGCTTAACTTAGTGTAATTACCTCAAAAGGAACTGCATTTGTGCTTTTATGGGTGCACAGGGGGGAAAATGTGGTATTGTCGTTGTACCAATAAACATTGATGCATCTTCTGCTCAAATTTCAGTATTTGTGGGTCCAACATGATGGGACCTGCAACTATTGAAATCTGAAAGATGTATGCTTTGAAAGGGAGTGTTGAAGATTTTTCCCACATGCaaatgtgtgtgtgagagagagattcAGGGGATTTGGAGGATGTGGGAGAGGATGCTACTTGTCCTCGAAGTCTCTAATTAAAAGGGATATAGCTTTTGCAGAAGGCTTATTGCTAACTGCCACTTGACTTGATGGTTGAAATTTTTGAGATATTCTGCAGAACTAGATAATACCCTCgaaacatttcattttaattaatgaccAACTACATGATTCTTGAATCTTTTTCTGGTGTCTTTCACTTTACGCACTCCACTCTGATAACTCTTTACCATTTTTTAGTCTGTAGTTGGTGTGGAGTCCATGTATGTTAATTTTTGTGaatttgggattattattttttttcattttcttctttcttttcatgataTTATGGTAATTATTGTTTGCTCAGTTAGTTTTTCATCTGATTcactttataaaattttgtgGCATTGGATGCTATATTGCTAGTCTACTGAAAAACTGAGTTTGAGTGCATAATTTGGGTTCTTATAATCCACTCCCATTTGATTCTTGTCCTTGGCAAAAGGCAGATCGAAACATGGAAAAACAGTTCAGTGGACATCCAAGGATTTACTCAAAGGCTTGGAAGAGTTTGTACCAATTTATGAAACTCggccaataaaaaacaacatttatgGGATGGGTTTTGACCACAGCTTTGGGCTTTGGTTCATTGCAAAGTGGCTGAAGCCAGTTCTAATGATTGAGAGTGGTGTTTTTAAGGGGCATTCCACTTGGGTTCTGCGACAAGCAATGCCAGACACACCAATTATTTCACTTTCACCCAGGCATCCTGGGAAGTACCTAAAGAAGGGGCCTGCTTATGTTGATGGTAATTGCACATACTTTGCTGGGAAAGATTTTGTAGATTTTGGTAATGTTGATTGGAAGAGCATGATGAATAAACATGGGATTACTGATATCAGTCGAGTTCTTATCTTTTTCGATGACCATCAGAATGAATTGAAGAGGTACTCGTGGTATCTGTCTAGTCCTTTTTACCTCACACATTTTATgtgctttcatgttttttaccCTTCTAAATTAGCTTGatgcatttttttctcaattattgattttatgggCAGAGTAAAGCAGGCACTAAATGCTGGTTTTCGGCATCTTGTGTTTGAGGATAATTATGATACTGGAACTGGAGATCATTATTCCTTGAGGCAGATATGTGATCAATCCTATATAAGAGGTGCATGTACTtccccttttgttttaatgatttCCTTGGGTGCATTTTTTGCCTTTTGCTGGAAATCCACAACATGAACATTGTTCTTCCATTAACA
This region of Populus alba chromosome 3, ASM523922v2, whole genome shotgun sequence genomic DNA includes:
- the LOC118037965 gene encoding uncharacterized protein, with product MHTLAHSPKNTITATTKMLDRVLSSRRVTSHLDDSDTDASADDSKTKKQNLSLLASNYLSRLSHFCFCPTASLLICLLLAIVLITSLAFHSRSFVCVSDPGSRVGFFGLDGLESDFGSLGVPWCRSKHGKTVQWTSKDLLKGLEEFVPIYETRPIKNNIYGMGFDHSFGLWFIAKWLKPVLMIESGVFKGHSTWVLRQAMPDTPIISLSPRHPGKYLKKGPAYVDGNCTYFAGKDFVDFGNVDWKSMMNKHGITDISRVLIFFDDHQNELKRVKQALNAGFRHLVFEDNYDTGTGDHYSLRQICDQSYIRGGGHSCFRDSDEARVRSKRKLFWEKAVDIDELCGPNEEWWGVRGWMRDNFNHSNKPISYAEHFQNSRFIESTLDVYWELPPVAGPSLTHQTRYDPARATSPIVEDGRYGLFQRLGLGRLEASVFNGYTQMVYIEISERES